A single region of the Gasterosteus aculeatus chromosome 1, fGasAcu3.hap1.1, whole genome shotgun sequence genome encodes:
- the LOC120824244 gene encoding vascular endothelial growth factor C, with amino-acid sequence MWIPALLLWMLNISSGQDYSDFYQTGDMGTEAPVPLDDKPGLESVTSVDQLLQLLYPEYSLLQQCLKKKSWHAADVPSFSSARPSLDSGTEDLWGQPREEALYKLDGTLEVIMEEIKRTTCQPREVCVEVAKEYPESPSQFYLPRCVVLHRCGGCCQTEAHYCGNTSHSLVNKTLMEFSPATMDHSVVMVTFVNHTSCACLAKRPLHSIIRRAATDHLCSPPHHPCASGSLWDPVNCLCVSTEAINYSERETDVLDAGLLALCGPNRVLHESTCECVCRNGLTEDSCDPGWKLDHDTCECQCEGQGEGKWCPTGQRWDDELCGCVCAAECPGNQPLNPDTCLCQCRESPQSCLRQGKRFNPNSCSCYRLSCRKPRRNCLADFHYSHQVCQCIPRYMTPNLTPNWN; translated from the exons GCTCCTGTGCCGCTGGATGACAAGCCCGGTTTGGAGTCAGTGACGAGTGTGgatcagctcctgcagctcctctacCCAGAATACAGTTTGCTTCAGCAGtgcctgaagaagaaatcctggCACGCCGCCGACGTCCCGTCTTTTTCCTCGGCGAGGCCTTCGCTGGACTCCGGCACCGAGGATCTGTGGGGGCAGCCGAGGGAGGAGGCCCTGTACAAACTGGACGGGACTCTGGAAG TCATCATGGAGGAGATCAAGCGGACCACCTGCCAGCCCCGAGAGGTGTGCGTCGAGGTCGCCAAAGAGTACCCAGAATCCCCCAGTCAATTCTACCTCCCCCGCTGCGTGGTGCTGCACCGCTGCGGCGGATGCTGCCAGACGGAGGCCCACTACTGCGGCAACACGAGCCACTCGCTGGTCAACAAGACG TTGATGGAATTTTCCCCGGCCACGATGGATCACTCAGTCGTCATGGTGACCTTCGTCAACCACACTTCGTGCGCATGCCTCGCCAAGCGGCCGCTGCACTCCATCATCAGGCGGGCCGCGACAGATCACCT gtgtTCCCCGCCCCACCATCCCTGTGCGTCTGGGTCACTGTGGGATCCAGTGAActgtctttgtgtctccacGGAGGCCATAAACTActctgagagagagacgg ATGTGCTGGACGCGGGTCTGCTGGCTCTCTGCGGGCCCAACAGGGTTCTGCACGAGTCCACCTGCGAGTGTGTTTGTCGAAATGGACTCACCGAGGACAGCTGCGATCcaggatggaagctggaccacGACACCT GTGAATGCCAGTGCGAAGGTCAAGGTGAGGGGAAGTGGTGTCCCACCGGCCAGCGGTGGGACGACGAGCTGTGCGGCTGCGTGTGCGCCGCCGAGTGCCCCGGGAACCAGCCCCTGAACCCCGACACCTGCCTGTGTCAGTGCAGGGAGAGTCCGCAGTCGTGTCTGCGCCAGGGCAAGAGGTTCAACCCCAACTCCTGCAG CTGTTACAGATTGTCTTGCAGAAAGCCCCGACGCAACTGCCTGGCCGATTTCCACTACAGCCACCAGGTCTGCCAGTGCATCCCCAGATACATGACGCCCAACTTGACGCCCAACTGGAACTAA